In Bordetella genomosp. 11, the sequence TGTAGAGGCCAAGGCCGTGACCTTCGACGGCGTGGCCGCGGCGCTGGCCGAACCAGGCACCGATATCCGCCTGTTCGGCAAACCCGAATCCTTCGTCAAGCGCCGCATGGGCGTGGCCTTGGCGACCGCCGATGACGTGGATACCGCCCGGGAGAAGGCGCTGCGCGTGTCCGGCGCGGTGACCGTAAAGGCGGCGCCGTAGTCGCGTGAAGCCCGGGCCGCGAATCCGGTCCGGTTCAGCATGTGCTCGCCGGCGCCGGTCCGCGCCGGAACGAAAAAACGCCCGGGGGACCCGGGCGTTTCGGCTATCGCGGCCGCGGCTTATTTGCCGGCCGGTTTCGCCGACATGGCCAGCGTGAACTGGTCGCGGCGGCCTTCGTAGACGATGCCCTTGCGGTAAGCCCACAGCGTGCTTTCGAAGTGCAGCGGGATCAGCGGCACATCGGCCAGCGCGATCTTCGTCGATTCCTCCAGCAGCTTGCGCCGCTTGTCGGCGTCCACGGTGGTCGCGGCTTCCCGGTAGACCTTGTCGAATGCCGGATTGGAATAGCCGCCGTAGTTGCTGGTCCCCAGGGACTTCGCCGCGTCCAGCGACGTTACCCACAATTGGAACAGCGCCGATGCCTCGCCGACTTCCGACGGCCAGCCGCCCATCGAAAAGCTGAACTCCCTCTTGGCCCGCTTGGGAAAGTAAATAGACGCGGTCATCGCATCGACATTGGTCTTGATGCCGATGCGCGACAGGTACTGTGCGACCGCCTGCGCGACCTGGCCGTCATTGATATAGCGGTCGTTGGTCGAGGACAGCGTCAGCTCGAAGCCATCGGGATAGCCGGCCTCGGCCAGCAGCTTCTTCGCCCCGGCGGGGTCGTATTTGATCTCCGGCGCATGGGCCAGGCCGCCGAACATGCCGTCCGGCATGTATTGATAGGCGGGCGTCGCCATGCCGTCCATGATGCGCTGCGTGATGGCCTTGCGGTCGATCGCCATATTGATGGCCTGGCGCACGCGCAGATCCTGCAACGGATTCTTGCCGTTGGGCGCCTTTACCTGCGGGCTGGGATCGCGGCCCACATCGGGCTGGAAGAACACCAGCCGGGTCGACGGGGTGGCCACATAGGCGAACTTGGGATTCTCCTTCAGGCGGGGGATGTCGCGCGCCGCCGGGTTTTCGATCAGGTCGAAATCGCCCGAGAGCAGGCCGGTCATGCGCGGACCGGCATTGGGCACGGGCACCATCTTGACTTCTTTCCAGTACGGCTTGGGGCCCCAGTAATGCTCGTTGCGCACCAGTTCGATGCCCGTGCCCTTCACGTAGGACTTCAGGACGTATGGGCCGGTGCCGATCGCGTCCTTGCCGTTGTTGAAGTCGACCACGGTGGGCCAGGGGCCCGTCACGCCGCAGCCTTCCTTGGGCGCGAACGTCAGTTTGCCGTGCGGCACGATGCCGTTCCAGATGATGGGCAGCGAGCGGGCGATCTCCGCCGGCATCACCGGCAGCGGCTGGCGCGTCTTGATGATGACCGTGTAGTCGTCCGGCGTCTGCACATCGGCGAACATCTGCGTCAGCGTGGCATACGACCTGGAAATATTCGTCTCGTTGTTCAGCGTGCGGCAGATCGTGAACAGCACGTCCTGCGACGTGAACGGCTTGCCGTTGGAAAAGGTCACGTCGTGGCGCAGCTTGAATTCCCAGGTCAGGTCATCCAGGTTCTTCCAGGATGTGGCAAGCGCCGGTACCAGATTCATATCCGCGTCGCGTCCGATCAGCGAGCTGTAGACGTGTGCCGAAAAGGCATCGTTCGCCGACATCTTGTGATAGTGCGGGTCCGCGGAGGTCGGCTCGGCCGATAGCGCGATCTTCAAGGTCTGGGCCTGGGCCGGGACGGCCGCGGCGATACCGACGCTGGCGCACAGCAGCGCCAGGGCATGGCGGGGAAACAGCATGGATGTACTCCGGGGAAGTGGCGCGCGATAACCGCAGCCGCTTCGGCTGGCGACCCCGCGGCGCTCCGGTCGCCGCCCGGCGAGGAGCGGCCAGGGACGCAACCGTAACCAACTCGTTATCAGACGTATCGCCGAAGCGGCCGATTATGGTGAGACGGTGGAAACCCTGTCAATGCGCGTTAGCGAGAAGACAACGGTTTGCGGGGGAGGGGGCGAGGAAAGGCGGACTGCCAATGCCGCCGTCGAGCCGTCCGCTCCCCAGGTGGGGGAAGAGGCGGGTTCGGCTGGAGGGATGGAGAGGGGGAAGGCGTCCGGCGCGCGGACACACCGCGGCCAGGGCCGCCGGTTCTTCGCGGAGGGCGCGGGGAACCGGCAAGCCCGGTAATGACCGGCGTCGCGACGCACATTACTCTTGCGGCGCGACGCCGGTCATTACCGTAAGGCTGCGCCACCGCCTCGGACCGGAATACGGCCGCTGCGATGGCAACTGCTGCTACGACTGCGGGTACTGCTACGTCAACTACGACTACAGACACTGCGGGTACGGCTACGTCAATGGCAACTACGAACTGCTGATGCTGCTACTTGCGACACTGCTGCTACGGCTACTGCTGGTGCTGGTGCTGCTACGACAACTGCCACTGGTGACAACTGCTACTGCAACTACGACTGCGACAACGGCCGCTACTGCCAGGGCACTGCAACAACGACGACTGCGGCCACGACAACTACCACTGCTGCAACAACTTCAACTGCGCTACTGCTACCTATCGCTAAACAACCGCGGGGTGTCGTTCCACGACTCGGTGCTGCTCTACAAGACACCGCCGCGTTCACAACGCACTGCTACTTGCTATTGCCACTGCTGCTACGGCTACTGATACGCCCACAGCGGGCGACAGGCATGACGGCCTTGTCGGACACTGTGGCGCCTAACGCGCGGGTCGCATCGACGGGTCGCGGCCGGCCTGTGGCACGGCAATCGGCAACCTGGACGCGAATTCCACCGGCGCAAAGGCGCCTTTCCTATACGGCTTGCGAGCGAAACAAAGTCTGCTCAGCCAACCGTGCGGGGCGTCTGTGCCGGCGGGTTTCTTACCACTGCGTACCGCTGAAACGGCCCGATTGCTGCTGGGCGCGGCTCATCGTGTCTTGCACTTCTTCGATGAAGCTGAAGAAGGCGCCAATACCGTGGGCAACGGCGCGGGCGGCGCGCTTGATGGCATTGACGGGGTGGGCGGCGGGTTGCGTGTTCAAGGTGTTCTCCAGGATGTCGCGTTCGAGGGCGTCGGTAAGACGAAGATTCTGGTTCAGGGCGATGTGGGTCATGTCGGTCTCCTTGCGTATCGGGTACTGCTTGCTTGGTGAAAACCATTATAGGGAAAACCCGTAGTGCAACGCAACAAAAACCTAGGGCAAACCCTAGGTTTGTTGTAATAAGACACGACGCCCCCGGGGGATAGGAAAAAATCCCTCGCAATATCAAGGCATTAGTAAGGCCTCGCGGGCCGGCCGCTGCCTTCGGGAGACCCGTGGCTTTCTTCCAGCGCCGTGCCCGGGCGATTTCTAGCCGGCCGGCACAATGCGTCCCCTTTTAACCAGGCGAATCTCACGATGGTCGCTTGGCGGGGCTGCTTCGGGTACGCGCCTCACCGGCCGCCGGGGCGATGCCCCGGCGGCCGGGGATCGGCGATGTGGCGGGCGCCCGTCCGCATGCCCATGGGGAGGAAGGGCGCCTAGCGCGCCCACCTGAATGCCCTCAATTCCGGACGCTTCGGCCCGGCGGTGGCTGCTGGGGAGAATATGTCAGGCACAATACCCAATTCCCTTTCATGCCCCTGGCCAACCCCTGTATCCGGCGTCCATGTCCACTCGTCCTCCTCCCCTGACCGGCATCCGCGTCCTAGACCTGACCCGCGTACTGGCCGGCCCCTGGTGCACCCAGAACCTCGCCGACCTGGGCGCCGAGGTGATCAAGATCGAACGGCCGGGCAGTGGCGACGATACCCGCGGCTGGGGTCCCCCGTACCTGAAGGACGCGGAGGGCAACGAGACTACGGAGGCGGCCTACTATTTGTCGGCCAACCGCAATAAGCTTTCCGTCGCGCTGGATATCGCCACGCCGCGCGGCGCGGACCTGGTCCGGCAGCTCGCCATGCAAAGCGATATCCTGGTCGAAAACTTCAAGGTGGGCGGCCTGCGCAAGTACGGCCTGGACTACGACAGCCTCAGCCGGGCGAATCCCCGCCTGATCTACTGCTCCATCACTGGCTTCGGGCAAACCGGTCCCTATGCCAGCCGTGCCGGCTACGATTTCATGATCCAGGGCATGGGCGGACTGATGAGCATCACCGGCGAACGCGACGATTTGCCGGGTGGCGGTCCGCAAAAGGCCGGCGTCGCGGTGGCGGACCTGATGACCGGCATGTATTCCGTGACCGGCATCCTGGCGGCGTTGTTCGAGCGCGAGCGCAGCGGCCTGGGGCAACACCTGGATATGGCGCTGCTGGATTGCCAGGTCGCCATGCTCGCCAATCAGAACCTGAACTACATGACGTCCGGCAAGGCGCCCGGCCGGGCCGGCAATGCGCACCAGAACCTGGTGCCCTATCAGGTGTTCGCCGTCAGCGACGGCCACATGATCGTCGCGGTCGGCAACGACAGCCAGTTCCGCGCGTATTGCGGCGTGATCGGCCTGCCCGAGCTGGCCGACGATCCGCGTTTCGCCACCAACCCCAAGCGGGTGGTGAACCGCGAAGCGCTTGTCCCGATCCTGGCCGAGCGCATGGCGCAGGGCGAACGCGACCATTGGCTGGCCGAACTCGAAAGCGTCGGTGTGCCGGCCGGCCCCATCAATACGCTGGACCAGGTCTACGAAGATCCGCAAGTCCGCTTTCGCGAAATGCGGCGCGAGCTGCCCCATCCGGTGGCCGGGACGGTGCCGATCGGCGCCAGCCCGCTACGGTTTTCCGGCAGTCCCGTGGAATACCGCCGCGCCCCGCCCATGCTGGGCGAGCACACAGAGCACGTGCTGCGCGAAAGACTGGGCCTGTCGGACAGCGACATCCGCGCATTGGCGGCCGGCGACCAATAAAGTCGTCAAGCGCCCGCGCCTGCCGGACGCCGGCAGGCGACGAATACCCGGCGGCGATAGGCGCGATGGAAATCCGGCGGCGATAGATATTCGGCGGCCGTTCGCCCGCGGAAAAGCGCGGCGCGGCCTCTCAAGGCATCATCAGGAGACCACATCATGGCAGGGACCATCAACATTATCGGCATCGTCGGCGCGGGCGCCATGGGGCGCGGCATTGCGCAGATCGCGGCGCAGGCCGGGCTGACCGTCCGTTTGTACGACGCGAACGCCGACGCGGTGGCCGCGGCGCGCGGCAACCTGGAGCAGACCTGGGGCAAGCTGGCCGAAAAAGGCAAGCTGACGGCGCAGGCCGCGCAAGAGGCCCTGGCGCGCATCGTTCCGTGCGCCGGACTTGCCGACCTTGCCGATTGCCAACTGGTGGTCGAGGCCATCGTCGAACGGCTGGAGGTCAAGCGCGAGGTCTTCAAGCAATTGGAAGCCGTCGTCGCGGACGATTGCATCCTGGCATCCAACACCTCGTCGCTGTCGATCACCGCCATCGCAGCGGCCTGCCGCCTGCCGTCGCGGGTGGCGGGGTATCACTTCTTCAACCCCGTGCCGCTGATGAGGGTAGTGGAAATCGTCGATGGCCTGCGCAGCGATCCGGCCGTGGGCGATGCCTTGACCGAGCTCGCCCGGCGCATGGGCCATACGCCAGTGCGCGCCCGCGATATGCCCGGTTTCATCGTCAATCACGCGGGCCGCGGCATGAACACCGAAGGCCTGCGCGTGGCGCAGGAATCGGTGGCGTCGTTCGCGCAAATCGATGCCATCATGCGCGAGCAGGCGGGCTTTCGCATGGGGCCTTTCGAACTGCTGGACCTGACCGCGCTGGATGTATCCCACCCGGTGATGGAGTCGATCTACCGGCAGTTTTTCGACGAGCCGCGCTTTCGGCCCTCGCCGATCACCACCGTGCGCCTGGCCGGCGGGCTGGTGGGGCGCAAGGCGGGCGAGGGCTTCTACCGTTATGTGGATGGCCAGAAGCAGGTGCCGGCCGAGCCCGCGGTGCCCGCCATGCCGGCTGGCCTGAAGGTATGGGTGAGCGGCATCCATCCGCAGGGCCATGCCGCGGTATCGGCGCTGCTGGACCAAATGGGCATCGAGCGCGCGTCGGACAGCCTCGCGCCGGATGACGCGCTGATCGTCGTCACGCCGTATGGCGAGGACGTGTCCACTGCCGTATTCACCCAGGGACTGGACCCGGCCCGCACGGTGGGCGTGGATGCCCTGCATGGATTCGATCCGAAGCGTCGCCGTACGGTCATGGCATCGCCGGCGACCTTGCCGCAATGGCGGGATGCGGCGCATGCCCTGTTCGCGGCGGATGGCGCGCCCGTCAGCGTCATCGAGGATTCGCCGGGTTTTGTGGCGCAGCGCATCGTGGCCACCATCGTCAATATCGCCTGCGACATCGCGCAGCAACGCATCGCGACGGCGCAGGACATCGACAAGGCGGTCACCCTGGGCCTGGGCTATCCCATGGGGCCGCTCGCCATGGGGGACCTGCTGGGCGCGGCAAGGATCCTGGAAATCCTGCGCAACATGCAGCGCGTGACCGGCGACCCGCGCTATCGTCCCAGCCTGTGGCTGCAGCGCCGCGTGCAGTTGAAGATGTCGCTGCTGGAGGGGTAATGCGGTATTGGGCCGATCCGGCGCGGACACCGCCGCGGCCGGGGTGGTGCCCGGCCCGGGGCCTCGGGCTGCCGGGCCTTCAAGGCTTCGATACGCCGCCGGGCGCCTAAAGCACCACCAGGTTGTCGCGGTGCACGAGCTCGGGCTCGGTCATGCTGCCCAGCAGGGCCTCGATCCGCGACGAGGGCTGGCGCATGATGCGCCGGGCGTCGGCCGCGGAATAATTGACCAGCCCGCGTGCGCATTCCTGGCCGGCCGCGTCCACGCATGCCACCACATCGCCGCGTTCGAAATCTCCTTGCACGTCGACCACGCCGATGGGCAGCAGGCTTTTGCCTTCCTGCCGCAGCGCGCGCACGGCGCCTTCGTCCAGCACGACCCGGCCGCGCAGGCGTAGATGGTCGGCCAGCCATTGCTTGCGCGCCGACCAGACGGGCAATACCGCGCGCAGCTCGCTGCCTATGCATTCGCCCCGCGACAGGCGCACCAGCACGTCGCGTTCGCGGCCGGATGCGATGACCGTGTGCGCGCCGCTGTGCGCCGCGCGCTTGGCCGCCAATACCTTGGTCAGCATGCCGCCGGTGCCGATGCCGCTGCCCGCGCCGCCGGCCATGGCTTCCAGCGCGGGGTCGCCGGCCTGGGCATGCGAGACGAAGCGGGCGTTGGGATCCTTGCGCGGATCGGCTTCGTACAGGCCGCGCTGGTCCGTCAGGATGACCAGCGCATCGGCTTCGATCAGGTTGGTGACCAGCGCGCCCAGCGTATCGTTGTCACCGAAGCGAATCTCGTCGGTGACCACGGTGTCGTTTTCGTTGACGATCGGCACCACGCCCATGCGCAGCAGCGCGAAGAGCGTCGAGCGCGCGTTCAGGTAGCGGCGGCGGTCCGCCAGGTCTTCATGGGTCAGCAGGATCTGCGCCGTGCGCAGGCCGTATTCCGCGAAGGCGGCTTCATAGGCCTGGGCCAATCCCATCTGTCCCACGGCGGCGGCGGCCTGCAGTTCGTGCATGGCCGACGGGCGCTTGCGCCAGCCCAGCCGGGCCATGCCCTCGGCGATGGCGCCGCTGGAGACCAGCACCAGTTGCCTGCCCTGCTGGCGCAGTGCGGCGATCTGCTGGGCCCAGTGCGCGACGGCGGCGCGATCCAGCCCGCGGCCTTCGTTGGTGACGAGCGTGGATCCTACTTTGGCGACCAGCCGGGTGGCGGAGGCGATGACGGATACGGCAGTGGTGTCGGCGGACATGACGAAGGCCGGAACGTATACGGGTGGCGGGCGGTAAGCCGTCCGCGCGAATCGCGCGGCGGAGGATTGCGATTATGGCTTATTCGTCACCGCCGCGCGGCGCGGCGTCCGTGCGCGTATCGTCGAAACGCGGGTCTTCGGCGACGTAGGTGCCGTCGGCCTGGTCCTGCGCGACCTGGTCCTTGTGCCTTTCCGCATCCAGGTAATCCTGCAGCGCCCAGATCAGGTCCTGGGTGCCTTCGCCCGTCAGCCCGGATACGGTGTAAACCGGGCCGGACCAGTCGAATTGCTCGCAGAACCGCGCCTTCAGCGCCTGTGCGTCTTCGGACGGGACCATGTCCAGCTTGTTCAATACCAGCCAGCGCGGCTTGGCCGCCAGATCGGCGTCGTATTTGCGCAGTTCCTCGACGATGGCGCGCGCATTGGCGACCGCCTGCGGGATCGGATCGGCTTCCGGGTCCGGCGAGGACACGTCCACCAGGTGCAACAGCACCCGGGTACGCGCCAGGTGCCGCAGGAACAGGTGGCCCAGGCCGGCGCCTTCGGAAGCGCCTTCGATCAGGCCGGGAATATCCGCCACGACGAAGCTGCGCGCCGCCGACGTGCGGACCACGCCCAGGTTGGGGTGCAGGGTGGTGAACGGATAATCGGCGATCTTCGGCCGCGCATTCGAAATCTTGCTGATCAGCGTCGACTTGCCGGCGTTCGGCAAGCCGAGCAGCCCGACGTCGGCCAGTACTTTCAATTCCAGGCGCAGGCGCCGCTGCTCGCCTTCCTTGCCCGGCGTCCATTGGCGCGGCGCGCGGTTGGTGCTGGACTTGAAATGCAGATTGCCCATGCCGCCCTGGCCGCCGGCGGCCAACACGACTTCTTCGCCGTGCCGGCTAAGGTCGAACAGTTGTTCGCCGGTGTCGGCGTCGTGCACGATGGTGCCCACGGGGACGCGCAGCACAATGTCGGCGGCGGCCGCGCCGTACTGATCGGAGCCACGGCCGTTTTCGCCGTTGCGCGCGCGATGCAGGCGGGCATAGCGGAAGTCGATCAGCGTATTGATATTGCGGTCGGCCACCGCGATGATGCTGCCGCCGCGGCCGCCATCGCCGCCGTCGGGCCCGCCCTTGGGGATGAATTTTTCGCGGCGAAAGCTCGCCACGCCGTTGCCGCCTTTGCCGGCAATGACTTCGATGGTGGCTTCGTCGACGAATTTCATGATGGCGATGCGCGTGCTGCCGCGCGATTCCGGTTTGGATTAGAGAAGAATACGAGCGCCCCTGCCATGCCGACAAGTCGGCCGGGCGGCCGCGGGGACTTCATGCGGCCCAATGACAAAAAAGCCCTGCCGCGCGCGACAGGGCTTTCTCGTGGTGCGGATCGAAAATCGCGCGCTTATTCGGCGGCGACGATCGATACCGTCTTTTTGCTCAGCGCGCCCTTGGTGGCGAACTGCACCTTGCCGTCGACCAAAGCGTACAGCGTGTGATCCTTGCCCATGCCGACGTTCACGCCGGCGTGAACGCGGGTACCGCGCTGACGGATGATGATCGAGCCGGCCGGGATCAGTTGACCGCCGTAGGCCTTGACGCCCAGTCGCTTCGATTCCGAATCGCGACCGTTCCGCGTAGAGCCGCCGCCCTTTTTCTGTGCCATGTTTAGCTCCTGCTATGGATACCGGTGCGCGTCAGGCCGTAATGGCCTCGATGCGGATTTCGGTGTAGTTTTGACGGTGGCCCTGATGCTTCTGATAGTGCTTGCGACGGCGCATCTTGAAGATCGTGACCTTGTCATGCCTGCCATGCGCAAGAACGGTCGCCTTGACCACGGCGCCGGCGACGATGGGCGTACCAACTTTCAGCTGGTCGCCTTCGCCCACGGACAGAACCTGGTCCAGGGTGATTTCTTGCCCAATGTCAGCAGGTATCTGTTCTACCTTGAGTTTTTCGCCGGCTGCGACACGATACTGCTTGCCGCCGGTTTTTATGACCGCGTACATGGGTAATTTCCTATAAGGGTGATCCAGCGCCTGAAACGCTGAACTCGTGATTCTAGCCCGGGCGCCTGGCGATGTCAAAAAGTCCCGGCAGGGCAACGAGTTACGTGTCGCGCCCGCGGTACGGGGAGACGGGCCGCCGCCCGCATTCCCGTCTGTCCCGCCCGCATTCCCCGCCGGCCTGCCGCGGGATCGGCTAGCGTCCGCGGCGGGCGCGGTGCTGTCAAAGTGACACCGTATAATTCGCTGGACCCCGGCCGGCTTGCATGGCGGGCGCGGGCCTGCTTCATGAGCCTTGGCGCTCGTCTTCTACCACCCGGACTCGTCTTGAATCTCCCCGAGCTTATTGCCCCTGTTGCCGACGACATGAAGGCCGTTGACGCCGTCATCCGGGCCCGGCTGAATTCCGACGTCGTGCTCATCCGGACGATAGGCGACTACATCGTCGGCGCCGGCGGCAAGCGCATGCGCCCCGCCTTGCTGCTGATGATCGCCCGCGCCCTGGGCTACACCGGCACCCATCACCATACCCTGGCCGCGGTGGTCGAATTCATCCACACCGCGACCCTGCTGCATGACGACGTGGTCGACGAATCCGACCTGCGGCGCGGGCGCCAGACGGCCAACGCGGTCTTTGGCAACGCCGCCAGCGTGCTGGTGGGCGACTACCTGTATTCGCGTTCCTTCGAAATGATGGTCGATGTCGACTCGATGCGGGTCATGGCCATCCTGTCGCAGGCCACCACGGTCATCGCCGAAGGCGAGGTCCTGCAACTGTTGAACGTGCACGATCCGGATGTCTCGCAGGACCGCTATCTGCAGGTGGTCCGCTACAAGACGGCCAAGCTGTTCGAGGCGGCCGCGCAGGTGGGCGCGGTGCTGGCGAAGGCCACGCCGGAACAGGAACAGGCCGCCGCCGCCTACGGCCGCCATATCGGCACGGCCTTCCAGCTGGTCGACGACGTCCTGGACTATGGCGGCGACGCCGCCGCGCTGGGCAAGAACGTCGGCGACGACCTGCGCGAGGGCAAGCCCACCTTGCCGTTGATACGCGTGATGGAGGTCGGTACGCCGGCGCAGCGCGAACTGGTGCGGACCGCCATCGAAACCGGACACGCCGACTTCGAAGCCGTCGCCGCCGCCATTCACGCCACCGATGCCCTGAGCCACGCCATGGAAGCCGCCCGCGCGGAAGCCGAATTGGCGCGGCAGGCGCTGGCTGGCTATCCCATTTCCGTTTATCAGCAATCCCTGCTAGAATTCTGCGCTTTCGCGGTAAACCGCGATCGATGATCGATAGATCGATAACGGGGCGTAGCTCAGCCTGGTAGAGTACTGCGTTCGGGACGCAGGAGTCGGAGGTTCGAATCCTCTCGCCCCGACCACCCTTGCAAGGGTCGGTCATTCCCGAATCATCGGTGCAGGTTCGCTTTCTTTTCCGCAATATCCCGCGGGCAGGAAAGCAAGGATCCCGCGCCGAGACGATAAGCCGAAGCTGCTCGCGCAGTTTCGGCTTTTTGTTTTCCAGCCAGCGCCATGGCGGAGCTCATCGTCGATGAGCTATCTGCTTTACCGATAGCCCCCATCCAATAAATTCAGTTCCCGGAATACGCGTTCCTTCTTACGCTATCCCTGTTCCGCCACGCCGGCGAAGTCCAGCCCCGCTTTTCCCGCGTCGCCGCTATTCGACCGCGATGGCGGCTTCCCCGGCGGCAAATGCAGGCGACGTCATTCGCGTCGACGCCAGGCGGACAACCCAGGCTCATCGCGAGCAGGCAATAGGAAGTGGCAGAAATGGAAAGCGCATCGAGAGGTCCGGACTACGTCGAACGCAATCGCCTGCATTGGCGGCGCAACCTGGCGGTCTGCGTGTTCGGCTCCTTCACCACGCTGGTCAGTCTTAGCATGCTGCTGCCTTTCCTGCCGTTGTATGTGGCGCAGTTGGGAGAGACCGCGCCGGCCGCGATCGTGCAATGGTCCGCGGTGGCGTTCGGCGCGACATTCTTCGGTACCGCCATCACGGCACCGCTGTGGGGGCGGCTGGCGGACCGCTATGGCCGCAAGCCCATGCTGGTGCGCGCGGCCATCGGGATGGCCGTTGTGATGTCGCTGATCGGTCTTGCGCAGACCGTGACGCAACTGGTGCTGCTGCGTCTGGTAGCGGGCCTGATCGGCGGCTATGCGTCGGCCTCCATCGTGATGATAGGCACGCAGGCGCCGCGCGAACGGGCCGGCTGGGCGCTGGGTGTGCTGTCGACGGGAGCCCTGGCCGGGAGCCTGGTCGGGCCCCTGGTCGGCGGATTCCTGCCGGGGCTGGTGGGCATCCGCGGGACGTTCTTTGCCGGTGGGGCGATGATCGCCGTCGCGGCCATCGCCACCATCGTGCTGGTCAAGGAAGACTTCGACAGAATCTCCGACGCCAAGCTCCGCAGCACGGCGGACGGCCTTCGCGTCGACGGGCCCCGGCGCATCCTGCTGTTCGCCCTGCTTGCCACGGCCATGATGGTGCTGCTGGCCAATATGTCGATCGAGCCGATTATCACGGTCTACATCGGTCATCTCGGCGTGGGGCCGCAGGCGCAGGCACGCACCGCGGGCATCGTCATGGCGGCATCCGCCCTGGGCAGCATGCTGACCGCGCCAAGGCTGGGCGCGCTCGCCGATCGTATCGGCAGTTGGAACGTGATTGTCGGTTGCCTGGTGGCCACGGCGATACTGATGGTGCCGCAGGCGCTGGTGACCGAATGGTGGCAGCTGGCCATTCTGCGCGGCCTGATGGGCATGACCATCGCGGGGCTATTGCCTTCCATCGCCAAGCTGGTGCGGCAGGCCACCGCCGATGGACATTCC encodes:
- a CDS encoding MFS transporter, with translation MESASRGPDYVERNRLHWRRNLAVCVFGSFTTLVSLSMLLPFLPLYVAQLGETAPAAIVQWSAVAFGATFFGTAITAPLWGRLADRYGRKPMLVRAAIGMAVVMSLIGLAQTVTQLVLLRLVAGLIGGYASASIVMIGTQAPRERAGWALGVLSTGALAGSLVGPLVGGFLPGLVGIRGTFFAGGAMIAVAAIATIVLVKEDFDRISDAKLRSTADGLRVDGPRRILLFALLATAMMVLLANMSIEPIITVYIGHLGVGPQAQARTAGIVMAASALGSMLTAPRLGALADRIGSWNVIVGCLVATAILMVPQALVTEWWQLAILRGLMGMTIAGLLPSIAKLVRQATADGHSGKALGYLQSAQFSGQVIGPLMGGQVGAHIGLGSVFYVTAALLLLCAALNQWAKTHAAAMAAGPRRAGITMS